A window of the Cystobacter fuscus genome harbors these coding sequences:
- a CDS encoding serine/threonine-protein kinase encodes MLSSNRSGHVAPLGSKLLAEHFRTDAAARETSVAQFNSMVCLVFLLSGLGLGNLLGWPRAMCVVVMCAGYSGYYALLYRVLRRGWFHPAICWFNVCLENSAVGALFIFDIVFADAEQALSNPSAVLWSAIIVLAALRSNLKLALFAGGLVAAEMLSLYFFVALPRMSEPIPLMFTPALMGQRAAYYFITGWMAALVASHLMRKAEEALRAIRAKDLLGKYFLHERLGVGGMAEVFRATYSPEGGFEKVVAIKRILPAYAEDKDFVTLFRREAELVSLLNHPNIVQVLDVGRFEDTYFMAMEYVEGVSLRELLKLCGPLPPAAVALIGAEMGQALDYVHRRTASDGTPLNLVHRDVNPPNILLSRIGEVKLGDFGVARAAIHVRLTRADRVRGKLGYLAPEQARGESFDGRADLFALGLSLHEALTGRRVFAGEDASDTMRSEPPVFLLPPSGYRPDIPPALDAAIMGLLDWKVARRTPRGLRLREQLCELTGPFAPYPQGQEALARLVQEAMARKRELLPGEPSDRGTEREGTLFAKSEEPTAVLSGDNMPGGVLTNPTGRRTGER; translated from the coding sequence GACTCGGCAATCTGCTCGGCTGGCCGCGGGCCATGTGCGTCGTGGTCATGTGCGCGGGCTACTCCGGCTACTACGCGCTGCTCTACCGGGTGCTGAGGCGGGGCTGGTTCCATCCGGCCATCTGCTGGTTCAACGTCTGCCTGGAGAACTCCGCCGTCGGCGCCCTCTTCATCTTCGACATCGTCTTCGCGGACGCCGAGCAGGCCCTGTCCAACCCGTCGGCGGTGCTGTGGAGCGCCATCATCGTGCTCGCGGCGTTGCGCTCCAACCTCAAGCTGGCGCTCTTCGCGGGCGGGCTGGTGGCCGCGGAGATGCTGTCGCTCTACTTCTTCGTCGCCCTGCCCCGGATGAGCGAGCCCATTCCGCTGATGTTCACGCCCGCGCTCATGGGGCAGCGCGCCGCCTACTACTTCATCACCGGGTGGATGGCGGCGCTCGTGGCCAGCCACCTCATGCGCAAGGCCGAGGAGGCCCTGCGCGCCATCCGCGCGAAGGATCTGCTGGGCAAGTACTTCCTGCACGAGCGCCTGGGCGTGGGCGGCATGGCGGAGGTGTTCCGCGCCACCTACAGCCCGGAAGGCGGCTTCGAGAAGGTGGTGGCCATCAAGCGCATCCTCCCGGCCTATGCCGAGGACAAGGACTTCGTGACGTTGTTCCGGCGCGAGGCGGAGCTGGTGTCGCTGCTCAACCATCCCAACATCGTCCAGGTGCTCGACGTGGGCCGCTTCGAGGACACCTACTTCATGGCCATGGAGTACGTCGAAGGGGTGTCCCTGCGCGAGCTGCTCAAGCTGTGCGGCCCCCTGCCGCCCGCCGCGGTGGCCCTCATCGGGGCGGAGATGGGCCAGGCGCTCGACTACGTGCACCGGCGCACCGCGAGCGATGGCACCCCGCTCAACCTCGTGCACCGGGACGTGAATCCGCCCAACATCCTGCTGTCGCGCATCGGCGAGGTGAAGCTGGGGGACTTCGGCGTGGCCCGCGCGGCCATCCATGTGCGCCTCACCCGGGCGGATCGCGTCCGCGGCAAGCTGGGCTACCTGGCCCCGGAGCAGGCCCGGGGGGAGTCCTTCGATGGGCGCGCGGATCTCTTCGCGCTCGGCCTGTCGCTGCACGAGGCCCTCACGGGCCGGCGCGTCTTCGCGGGGGAGGATGCCTCCGACACGATGCGCAGCGAGCCGCCCGTCTTCCTCCTGCCCCCCTCGGGCTACCGCCCGGACATCCCCCCCGCGTTGGACGCCGCCATCATGGGGCTGCTCGATTGGAAGGTGGCGCGGCGCACGCCCCGGGGGCTGAGGTTGCGCGAGCAGCTGTGTGAGCTGACCGGGCCCTTCGCCCCCTATCCGCAAGGACAGGAGGCACTGGCCCGGCTGGTCCAGGAGGCCATGGCGCGCAAGCGCGAGCTGCTTCCGGGGGAGCCGTCGGATCGGGGCACCGAGAGGGAGGGCACCCTCTTCGCGAAGAGCGAGGAGCCCACGGCGGTCCTGTCGGGAGACAACATGCCGGGAGGGGTGCTCACGAACCCCACCGGCAGGCGCACCGGCGAGCGCTGA